From a single Paenibacillus sp. FSL R5-0345 genomic region:
- a CDS encoding pyridoxal-phosphate-dependent aminotransferase family protein: protein MSPEQEHKGYVPLSMAEYNKLTHLISDILFTDHPPVIIPAEAILGIEAVAAGIAAPGRTIVNIVTGPYGSLFGKWLERGGASVVEVKVPFDEVVTGNQVASAIKEFSPCALSFVQAEVVTGGSNPAKEIVKIAKEFNLITVTDSVSAVGGEALLVDEWGIDFAVIGAQKALAGPNGVSAVSISPRGWEFLESNKNAPRNSFLSLLDLKPSLDGAAPIRVAPNIPTLEARALIQALMRIEEEGLDQVIKRHERAAAAAVAGIQSLGLEPWQKDSRHYSTLTTTVRISGKQDLQIEQPIGIVAPGDGELFGLLLRINHFGTNAARQSVEEAILTLAELLKEDPDQALQAVRQAWGE, encoded by the coding sequence ATGAGCCCAGAACAAGAACATAAAGGATATGTGCCACTTTCAATGGCTGAGTACAATAAGCTTACACATTTGATTTCCGACATCTTGTTTACTGATCATCCACCGGTTATTATCCCAGCTGAGGCAATTTTGGGGATCGAGGCCGTGGCTGCCGGAATAGCCGCACCTGGTCGAACCATTGTAAATATAGTAACAGGTCCCTATGGAAGTTTATTTGGAAAATGGCTTGAACGGGGAGGAGCATCGGTTGTTGAAGTAAAGGTTCCTTTTGATGAAGTGGTCACTGGCAACCAGGTTGCTTCCGCAATTAAAGAGTTTAGCCCTTGTGCCCTTTCCTTTGTTCAGGCTGAAGTGGTTACAGGTGGATCTAATCCGGCTAAAGAAATAGTTAAGATTGCAAAGGAGTTCAATCTCATTACTGTAACGGACTCGGTTTCTGCGGTTGGGGGAGAGGCGTTACTGGTCGATGAATGGGGAATTGATTTTGCTGTGATAGGCGCGCAAAAAGCTTTGGCTGGACCTAACGGTGTTAGCGCCGTCAGTATTTCACCACGTGGCTGGGAATTTCTTGAGTCTAATAAAAATGCACCGCGTAACTCCTTTCTGTCCTTGCTGGATCTCAAACCTTCGTTGGATGGGGCCGCGCCAATACGAGTTGCTCCAAATATTCCTACACTGGAGGCTAGAGCCTTGATTCAAGCTTTGATGCGAATTGAAGAAGAAGGATTGGATCAAGTAATCAAACGCCATGAGAGAGCTGCTGCAGCTGCTGTAGCTGGTATCCAATCCTTGGGGCTTGAACCTTGGCAGAAGGATAGCAGACATTATTCTACACTGACTACAACGGTACGGATTTCTGGAAAGCAAGATTTGCAGATCGAACAGCCCATAGGAATTGTAGCTCCCGGAGACGGAGAATTATTTGGGCTTCTTCTACGAATTAATCATTTTGGAACAAATGCTGCTCGGCAAAGTGTGGAGGAAGCTATATTAACGCTTGCTGAGTTGTTGAAAGAAGACCCTGATCAGGCATTACAGGCTGTTAGGCAGGCTTGGGGGGAATGA
- a CDS encoding amidohydrolase family protein, protein MIHKHPELQTFKDIYIAGIEGRRFDVVIKDGRFSSITEAEPHKGNSTLKDTDLWISPGIIDLHTHLAWTDFDHADQLKRDTREIETMQAQAFEATLRTGVTTVRDAGGILPSTVQHLVHQYQQPLRVETSSDMLGAADARGLKHLEQRMAEIFATGAGWIKIMATGGLGAPTEKVVDPIFSEEEFSFIVRNAHAHDKKVLVHTWGGVTIDWSIQSGVESIEHGMFLTEDQAGRLANSGVAFVPTTSIYRIAADPNGVLALNPIICERAARAAESHSKAINYAKREGVSIGFGTDYATPALHGYNLQELDTLIDYGLSRREAWQSATKTAADILGSGNELGQIAEGFIADAVVFKVNPYEAHNAEVLRKSIVSVVTGAKEADLI, encoded by the coding sequence ATGATTCATAAGCATCCAGAGTTACAGACATTTAAGGATATTTATATAGCAGGTATCGAAGGCAGACGTTTTGATGTTGTAATCAAAGATGGGCGTTTTTCATCTATAACTGAAGCGGAGCCACATAAAGGTAACTCAACGCTTAAAGATACAGATCTATGGATAAGTCCAGGTATTATTGATCTTCATACGCATCTTGCTTGGACAGACTTTGATCATGCGGACCAATTGAAGCGCGATACCCGCGAGATTGAAACCATGCAGGCGCAGGCTTTTGAAGCTACTCTTAGGACGGGTGTAACGACTGTACGGGATGCAGGTGGAATTCTGCCAAGCACAGTGCAGCATCTTGTTCATCAGTATCAACAGCCTTTAAGAGTGGAGACCAGTAGCGACATGCTTGGAGCAGCAGATGCTCGTGGTCTTAAGCATTTGGAACAACGGATGGCGGAAATCTTTGCAACAGGAGCGGGCTGGATAAAAATCATGGCCACAGGCGGTCTTGGAGCACCTACTGAGAAGGTCGTTGATCCGATCTTTTCCGAAGAAGAGTTCTCATTTATTGTTCGTAATGCACATGCCCATGATAAAAAGGTGTTGGTCCATACCTGGGGAGGAGTGACGATAGACTGGTCCATCCAGTCTGGCGTGGAATCTATAGAGCACGGGATGTTTCTAACAGAGGATCAGGCGGGAAGACTTGCTAACTCGGGGGTAGCTTTTGTACCTACTACATCCATCTATCGTATTGCTGCAGATCCGAACGGTGTTCTAGCATTGAACCCTATCATTTGCGAACGAGCTGCCCGTGCTGCCGAATCACATTCCAAAGCTATTAATTATGCCAAAAGAGAAGGTGTAAGCATTGGATTCGGCACAGATTATGCCACACCTGCACTACATGGTTATAATCTTCAAGAACTGGATACGTTGATTGATTATGGTTTATCTCGAAGAGAAGCGTGGCAGTCTGCAACAAAAACCGCTGCTGACATTCTAGGTAGTGGCAACGAGCTGGGGCAAATTGCAGAGGGGTTTATTGCAGATGCTGTTGTTTTCAAAGTGAATCCGTACGAGGCCCACAATGCAGAGGTACTTCGAAAGAGTATCGTTTCCGTGGTTACTGGAGCGAAGGAAGCAGATTTAATCTAG